In Camelina sativa cultivar DH55 chromosome 17, Cs, whole genome shotgun sequence, the genomic stretch AATTATCAACATAATATAGATGATATAAATATTACTTCTTAAACTGGTTGCTAATTACTTTGCTGCTTTAGGTATCTGAATAATAACTCATTGACTGGTCCAGTTCCTCAGTTCATTCTGGATagtaaacaaaacatgtaaGCAAACTAACTAACTACCCCCAACGTTTTATATTATCTGCCCTTCCCCGGTCATTAATTTCTTGATCTGTTTTCAGCGATTTGTCTAACAACAAGTTCACGCAGCCAGCTGCTTTAAGCTGTAATCAGCTTGATGTGTAAGCACTGTTGTTGTTTCATATCCGTGTTTTTTCAACTTAACTTTGTCTATATGTTTCTCTAATCAGCTTTATTGGCTAAACACATTCAGGAACTTGATCTCCAGCTACCAGTCAGTAACCGATAACTCGTGAGTCTCCTTTTCCTCCCTCTTATCAGTTCATAGAACTCAAAAACCAAAGAtacttacataaaaaaaaaacaactctactTGTGTAGTACTCAATGGTGCTTGAGAGAAGATCTTCCATGTCCAGGAGATGCAGAACGTGAGTGtacatttttaaagattcaaacttatatagaaagaaaccctaaaccatttacatttttgttctCGGGTTTCCGCAGAGTATTCTCTGTTCATTAATTGTGGAGGAAAAAAACTCAAGATTGGAAATGACACGTATGCGGAAGACTTGAACAGTAGAGGAAAATCAACATTCTCTTATGTCTCTGAAAGATGGGGATACAGTAGTTCTGGAGCTTGGTTAGGCAATGACAAGGCCACTTACATAGCAACTGACACATTTAACTTGATCAATAAATCAACTCCAGAGTATTACAAAACAGCACGTCTCTCTCCACAGTCACTCAAGTACTATGGACTGTGCATGAAAAGGGGAAGTTACAAAGTGCAGCTCCATTTTGCAGAGATAATGTTCTCAAATGACCGAACTTTTAATAGCTTAGGGCGGCGAGTATTCGACATTTATGTCCAAGTGAGTTTTTCCAAAACGAATAAAGAAAACCCTTTTCCAAACAAAGTTTCAGTTTCTTGGATCAGAGTTCAAAGTGAGATTCTCTTATGCAGGGGAATTTGTTGGAGAGGGACTTTAACATAGCAGATAAAGCAGGTGGAGTTGGTAAACCTTTCGTACGAAAAATTGATGATGTTCAGGTGAATGGAAGTACGCTGGAGATTCATCTGCAGTGGACAGGAAAAGGCACAAACATGATACCAACAAGACCTGTTTACGGGCCTCTCATATCCGCCATAACGATTACACCAAGTGAGTTTTCTATCCAATTTTTCTCAACTGTTTGAAATATCTTTAGAGTGAGTAAGTGAGTGAATGTTCTCTCTATTCTATATTGCCTGTTCTTGTAGATTTCAAGGTTGCCGGGAAAGAATTGTCCAATGGAGCAGTTGCAGGGAAAGGATTGTCCAATGGAGCAGTTGCAGGCATTGTAATTGCAGCATGTGCGGTTTTCGGGTTGCTGGTACTTCTAGTGCTCTGGATTACAGGTTACTTAGGTGGAAAAAAAGAAGTGGATGAAAATGGtatgaaagaaaacaattttcCTATGTTTCAAGAAATACTCTTGTCGTTTTCTAGATTCTGATTGTTTCTTTCAAATCTTACTTCTTTGTTATATTAGTGGAGCTTCGAGGACTTGATTTGCAGACAGGATCGTTCAcattgaaacaaatcaaacgtGCAACTAATAACTTTGATCCAGAAAACAAGATTGGTGAAGGAGGATTTGGACCGGTTTATAAGGTGATGCATGATTGCTTTGGTTTTACATCTTCACAAGTTCTTTTGAGTACTAATCGGTTTTGGTTATTAGGGTGTGCTTGCTGATGGAATGACCATAGCGGTGAAGCAGCATTCATCAAAATCTAAGCAAGGAAACAGAGAATTTGTGACTGAGATCGGAATGATCTCTGCGTTGCAACACCTAAACCTTGTGAAACTATATGGTTGTTGCATTGAGGGGAAAGAGCTTTTGCTTGTGTATGAGTACTTAGAGAACAACAGTCTCGCTCGCGCActctttggtttgttttcttgtccATCTGAGAAAGATAGTTTTAGGTTATTGATCTTTAAGCTAAAGTCTCTTGTGGGTTATATTTTAACAGGCACAGAAAATCAGAGACTTCACTTGGATTGGTcaacaaggaagaagatatgCTTAGGGATTGCGAAAGGATTGTATTATCTACACGAGGAATCAAGGCTGAAGATTGTTCATAGAGACATAAAAGCCACGAATGTGCTTCTTGATCTGTCTCTAAATGCTAAGATCTCTGATTTTGGTCTGGCTAAACTCGACGAGGAAGAGAATACACATATCAGTACAAGGATTGCAGGAACAGTGTGAGTATTCATTACTTATCATTTCTAAAATTCATAGCGAGCGCTTAACACTTAGcaagaatatatatttcatccATGCAGAGGTTACATGGCTCCAGAGTATGCAATGAGAGGTTACTTAACAGACAAGGCAGATGTTTACAGCTTCGGTGTTGTCTGCTTAGAGATTGTGAGTGGAAAGAGCAACACAAATTACAGACCAAAAGAAGAATTCGTTTACCTTCTTGATTGGGCATATGTCTTGCAAGAACAAGAGAGTCTTCTAGAACTCGTGGATCCTGATCTCGGTACAAGCTTTTCGAAGAAAGAAGCCAAGAGTATGTTGAACATAGCTTTACTCTGCACAAACCCATCTCCGACATTGAGACCACCAATGTCATCTGTTGTAAGAATGCTAGAAGGAAAAATCAAAGTCCAACAACCACCATTGGTGAAACGTGAAGTAGATCCAAGTGGTTCAGCTGCAATGAGGTTTAAGGCCTTTGAGGTTTTGTCACAAGACAGCGAGTCACAAGCCTCAACATTTGCGAGAAACAGAGAACAACACATAAGCCCCTCTTCGGTGGACGGTCCTTGGGTCGATTCTTCCTTCTCTGAGCCTACCCaactacaagaagaagaagaaggacgttCATCGTCTTCCTCGAGGAAACTTTTAGATGAACTTACCGATGTAAAGATTGAGTAATGAATTGTGAATCATTAAGattcttttagttaatttacaGACACAACAGTATTAACCAACTTATTACTGATATACAGTACACatcaatcaaattttataacaaacaactgaaaattttcagaaaaaaaaacaaaataaagttcaaatgcgtactgtaaaataaaattgtaagaaaagTATAATTGCTTTTAAGACACAGATTTTGGAATTAGCTTTTTAAAATCgctttaccaaaaataaaaaatctaatttatataaataaaaaaatttgaaagaaattaTCTCTCTAATTCCAAAGATAATCCTCATACATCATCATCTGTTTGTATCCACGAAAGAGAGAGTGTGAAAGTCAATCCACCACTTGGACGCATCAATTTGGTTTACTAATGAAAGTGCGAAGGCCAGCCTTGTAACCACCATCCATCTCTAACATGGCATGTAGCTCTCACCTCAAGGCCTATATCAATTTCCATGATAATTGTTCCATTAAAATAGTgtgtgttttaactaaaacattatatattctaatttctaaaaGAGAGGAAATATTTAGTTGTGTTGTGTTTgcgaaaaaaaattacaaaatcaaatattaaccAGGAAAAATCACAGAATTTATGACACCTTAATTATTAATATGACACcttaattattaatgatttaaaaaacataaacgaaGACTAGAAAGAAGTCAATGAAGCCCAAATAAAGTATTCATCCCCGGTGGCTAGATATTAAAAAAGTACATTATATTTatgagattttgttattaatatgtatatattttatttaagtgAACACTAAAAAGCTTATACacttctttctgcttcttcttcttctttatctctctctttgagaattgagtttggtttttccaagggaaaaaaaaaaacgagaggaTGATGGGTTTCTTTTACTCGGCCGAGAAAGTTATGTATGCccttcttctcatcttcatcatctactTGGATTTTTACGGATCAAATGCTCAACTTTTGCCAGAAGATGAAGGTGCCTTATCTTCactctttttttaatatttacattTCAATTAGATCTCTTCAATTTCAATATAAAGTTATCCTTTTCTCAAATTATCcgattcaaattttttttgtttaatgaagaaAAAGTAATTGGATGCTTGCTTTTAGTGGAAAAAAACTCAATTGATAGAAAGTTATCTTTTTCAAGTTACCGACTAAACTCTGTAATTTGGTgcacctaaaaaaaaaaatcaactaaactatattgtttttgttaatcctttaccagaaaaagaaattatattattgtcggtctttaataaaaaaaagttatacttTTGCTCTTGATGATATTGGTCGTCAATGAATTTATTGAATGGTATTGGTCGTCATGAATCATGGATTATCAGAAGATCCaaatagaattatatatatatgtaactcaaaaaaaaaaaaaaaaaaatcttttctcCAACATGtgtattattaaaataataaataaataaataaatatttctactTTATGTGCAAGTTGCCTTAATGAAAGAGACGTTGAGAATCTGGAGGTTGAGATATTTTTAAACTACAGTATTTATCTCTTATTTCTGAACTTCAAATCTGACCGTCAAAAGTTTTGACCATTTTTGAGCAGTTCAAACATTGCGAGCGATCTTTACGAAGCTTCAAAACCAAACAGTGAACATCGAGAGGACTTCTTGTGCGGACGGAAACTGGAACTTTAATGTCAGCAAAGTAACCACCAGTAACATCACCTGCGACTGTACCCTCAACTCCAGTTCAGTCTGTCGTGTCACAAACATGTATGTGCCCCATTACAATAACTTCCATAACAAGAAACAGAGTTAGGGTTctgaaaatacaatttttttcttttcttttgtttttcatcaacAGACAGCTTAGAGGTTTCAATTTGCAAGGAATTATCCCACCAGAGTTCGGGAACCTCACACACCTTACAGAGATGTACGAACCGggatctttgtttcttggttttacTGTGTCAATGGATCATAGCAAAAACGTCTGAGGCTTGAGGATTACGCAATCTTTGTTaatctgtgtttttttcttttttcttacagaGATCTTATGCTGAACTTTCTCAGTGGGACAATACCTACAACATTGTCTCGAATTCCACTTGAAATCTTGTAACCATTCTCTCTCCAATgcctatatctttttttttccttgtgatGATACGATAAAGTTGTACTGATTCTtgcgttttttttgttttctgcaacTAAAACAGGTCTGTAACCGGAAACCGTCTCTCTGGACCGTTTCCTCCTCAACTCGGAGAGATTACTACACTTACTATAGTGTAATATTCCTATCTAAGTCTTGTATTCTTCAAACTTTGAATTGAAGAGACTCTAATAaggcaaaaaaaacaacaacaacaaattgcAGGAATTTCGAAACTAATTTATTCACAGGATCACTTCCTTCAAACTTAGGGAACTTAAGAAGCTTGAAAAGATTGtaagatttatcttttattatacattttatttttttctttattatatattgCTATTGTAGTTTTACTTAGTGATTGGTCTGTTTATAATTACAGGCTACTCTCTTCAAACAACATCACGGGTCCGATCCCTGAGTCCTTAAGCAATCTCAAGAATTTGACTGATTTGTAAGTATAAACAAACACAGTtggatttttcaaaaattttgattCTTTGGATTTGGTATGgttctaaaattttcatatgtttcttgCAGTCGGATTGATGGAAACTCTCTATCTGGAAAGATACCTGATTTTATTGGAAACTGGACTCAGCTCACTAGGCTGTGAGTGACCATCATTTTTCACCTTACTGTGAAACTTGTAGTAAGACTgaattgttaaatctgcagagacTTCGAAGGCACATCAATGGAAGGTCCAATTCCAGCTTCAATATCAAACTTGAGGAACTTGACTGAATTGTAAGTAAGCAGAGAGTTTAACAATACCTTTTTTTGCATGCTTGTCATCAAAACTTTTGAGCTTAATAGAGAGCTTAATTTATCAGGAGGATAACTGATTTGCGTGGACCGGCCTCTTCTTTTCCAGACCTGCAAAATATGAAGAATATGCAACGATTGTAAGTTTTATTACAGTTTGACTCAACTCAAGTTACAAACTCTGTTTCATTTCATTAAACAAGATTTAAATTTCTGTGCTTATTAACTTCATCAGGGTACTAAGAAACTGTTTGATAAAGGGTTCTATTCCGGAATACATTGGTACTTCCTTG encodes the following:
- the LOC104758693 gene encoding probable LRR receptor-like serine/threonine-protein kinase At1g53430, whose protein sequence is MGFNFSTEKVVYALLLIFICLLENFGSSNAQLLLEEEVHTLRTIFRKLQNQTVNIERTSCSDGKWNFVVSSSPNPPTSNITCDCTFNSSTICRVTNIKLRSLSLPGIFPHEFGNLTSLREIDLTRNFLNGTIPATLSKIPLEILNVPGNRLSGPFPPQLGEITTLTELNLESNSLTGSLPSNLGNLRSLKRLLLSANNFTGPLPESLSNLKNLTDFRIDGNSLSGKIPDFIGNWTLLHRLDLQGTSLEGPIPTSISNLKNLLELRITDLRGPASSFPDLQNITNMERLALRNCLIRGPIPEYIGTSFSMLKLLDLSSNMLTGVIPDTFRNLDAFNFMYLNNNSLTGPVPQFILDSKQNIDLSNNKFTQPAALSCNQLDVNLISSYQSVTDNSTQWCLREDLPCPGDAEQYSLFINCGGKKLKIGNDTYAEDLNSRGKSTFSYVSERWGYSSSGAWLGNDKATYIATDTFNLINKSTPEYYKTARLSPQSLKYYGLCMKRGSYKVQLHFAEIMFSNDRTFNSLGRRVFDIYVQGNLLERDFNIADKAGGVGKPFVRKIDDVQVNGSTLEIHLQWTGKGTNMIPTRPVYGPLISAITITPNFKVAGKELSNGAVAGKGLSNGAVAGIVIAACAVFGLLVLLVLWITGYLGGKKEVDENVELRGLDLQTGSFTLKQIKRATNNFDPENKIGEGGFGPVYKGVLADGMTIAVKQHSSKSKQGNREFVTEIGMISALQHLNLVKLYGCCIEGKELLLVYEYLENNSLARALFGTENQRLHLDWSTRKKICLGIAKGLYYLHEESRLKIVHRDIKATNVLLDLSLNAKISDFGLAKLDEEENTHISTRIAGTVGYMAPEYAMRGYLTDKADVYSFGVVCLEIVSGKSNTNYRPKEEFVYLLDWAYVLQEQESLLELVDPDLGTSFSKKEAKSMLNIALLCTNPSPTLRPPMSSVVRMLEGKIKVQQPPLVKREVDPSGSAAMRFKAFEVLSQDSESQASTFARNREQHISPSSVDGPWVDSSFSEPTQLQEEEEGRSSSSSRKLLDELTDVKIE